One segment of Anatilimnocola aggregata DNA contains the following:
- a CDS encoding FAD-dependent oxidoreductase — translation MFRSLIVCCLALFVTRAGVANEVLEADLLVVGGTEAGVAAAVQAARCGVRRIVLVSDIDMLGGQFCAEGVGAIDEWTTYKAKRVEFPRSGTFSEIIDRVHAWNGKRFGFIRPGNGFCSSETIEPAGAARIFEDWINPYNEANSGQIEIRRSLRPTAVQLEKGAIRRVVFESRDGQSSGCEVQARLTIDATDWGDVIRLSGAKYAAGPDLRSRFDEPNAPDGPLGIDRNEMNPISYCLVLRETSRDATIDQPAGYDERTYLGTSNATTADFKQLGWPPKAQQMDVPAFVATSYPEGVYSAQVSIYTHRRLVDAKHLQLGENKETILVNWPTQDYPLYDYPQRVVDHLEATEKGASLKNIVDMTYAQRQIVFDDAKLHALGMLYHLQTAVQKKLDPKQIDFRRLELVSDFGTPDHLPPKPYVREGLRLESLYMLREGDLRMQRDEPRWARHMAADSVFAFQFNIDFHPTRRVFLKDDRSQPWVNVHTANRNWSTHTDRACFPLRSLIPVEINGLLGASKNLGVSSIVSSAVRLHGQMMLSGQAAGTVAAHCLREEIQPRALAADPKQIRALQLALVRGVEGKPGVLLWPYQDLRADDLHFEAANMLAVLGVYRVEDDVDFAPFAPVSRADLAVALTRARRLLAKAPDWAAAETTSFPDVPKSDSRAANIESLRAWGAKLNAAEPFAPNQTADWKTLHSWMAALGMNPSGGLSARGGLPLTRAELVQHVWLAIRGRIEDAPLPDGFLQPGHDADGDGREDREDPLPLDRNNNSLPDLLDPAPVPAAK, via the coding sequence CGGCGAATTGTGCTGGTGAGCGACATTGACATGCTGGGCGGCCAGTTTTGCGCTGAAGGGGTCGGGGCAATCGATGAATGGACGACCTACAAAGCAAAACGGGTCGAGTTTCCGCGTAGTGGTACCTTCAGCGAAATTATCGACCGCGTCCACGCCTGGAACGGCAAGCGTTTTGGGTTCATTCGCCCCGGCAACGGCTTTTGCTCGTCAGAGACGATCGAGCCCGCTGGTGCGGCGCGCATTTTCGAAGACTGGATCAATCCGTACAACGAAGCCAACAGCGGGCAGATCGAAATTCGCCGCTCGCTGCGGCCCACTGCGGTGCAACTCGAAAAGGGTGCCATTCGCCGCGTTGTCTTTGAGAGCCGCGACGGGCAGTCTTCGGGCTGTGAAGTGCAAGCCAGGCTGACGATCGACGCCACCGATTGGGGCGATGTCATTCGCCTCTCGGGAGCGAAGTATGCTGCCGGCCCCGATCTTCGCTCGCGCTTTGACGAGCCCAACGCACCGGATGGTCCGCTCGGCATCGATCGCAATGAGATGAACCCCATCAGCTATTGTCTGGTGCTGAGAGAAACGAGCCGCGATGCTACCATCGATCAGCCCGCAGGCTACGACGAGCGTACCTACCTGGGCACCTCGAACGCCACCACAGCCGACTTCAAGCAACTTGGTTGGCCGCCAAAAGCGCAGCAGATGGACGTGCCAGCGTTCGTTGCCACGTCGTATCCCGAAGGCGTTTATTCCGCGCAAGTCAGCATTTATACCCATCGCCGACTTGTCGACGCCAAGCATCTGCAACTGGGCGAGAACAAAGAAACAATCCTGGTGAATTGGCCAACGCAAGATTACCCGCTGTATGACTACCCCCAGCGCGTCGTCGATCACCTCGAAGCCACCGAGAAAGGAGCATCGCTCAAGAACATCGTCGATATGACGTACGCGCAGCGGCAGATCGTGTTTGACGATGCCAAGCTGCATGCGCTAGGCATGCTCTATCACCTGCAGACTGCGGTGCAAAAGAAGCTCGATCCCAAACAGATTGATTTTCGGCGACTGGAGCTGGTGAGTGACTTTGGCACCCCCGACCATTTGCCGCCGAAGCCCTACGTGCGAGAAGGACTGCGGCTGGAGTCGTTGTACATGCTGCGGGAAGGTGACCTGCGGATGCAGCGAGACGAACCCCGTTGGGCGCGACACATGGCCGCTGACAGCGTCTTCGCTTTTCAGTTCAACATCGACTTTCATCCCACGCGCCGGGTCTTCCTGAAGGATGATCGCAGTCAGCCTTGGGTCAACGTTCATACGGCAAATCGAAACTGGTCGACTCACACCGACCGCGCTTGTTTTCCGCTTCGTTCGCTGATTCCAGTCGAAATAAATGGCCTGCTCGGGGCATCGAAGAATCTGGGAGTTTCCAGCATTGTTAGTTCAGCAGTTCGCCTGCACGGACAAATGATGCTCAGTGGTCAGGCAGCGGGCACGGTCGCGGCGCACTGCTTGCGCGAGGAGATTCAACCTCGGGCTCTCGCTGCAGACCCCAAGCAGATTCGCGCCCTGCAATTGGCGCTGGTCCGCGGAGTTGAAGGGAAGCCAGGCGTGCTGCTCTGGCCCTACCAAGACTTGCGTGCCGACGACCTGCATTTCGAGGCCGCTAACATGCTCGCGGTGCTGGGCGTTTATCGAGTTGAGGATGATGTTGATTTTGCTCCGTTTGCGCCGGTCTCCCGCGCGGACTTAGCCGTGGCACTAACTCGTGCCCGGCGGTTGCTCGCGAAAGCTCCTGATTGGGCCGCGGCCGAAACTACCAGCTTCCCCGATGTTCCCAAGTCCGATTCGCGTGCTGCCAACATCGAAAGCCTGCGTGCCTGGGGCGCCAAATTGAATGCTGCCGAGCCCTTCGCACCCAATCAGACCGCTGACTGGAAAACCCTGCATAGCTGGATGGCTGCGCTTGGCATGAATCCGAGTGGCGGCCTTTCAGCGCGAGGAGGTTTGCCGCTTACCCGTGCTGAACTCGTCCAACATGTTTGGCTGGCGATTCGGGGGCGGATCGAAGACGCTCCGCTGCCCGATGGCTTTCTACAACCTGGTCACGATGCCGACGGCGACGGCCGGGAAGATCGCGAAGATCCCCTGCCGCTCGATCGCAACAACAATAGCTTGCCCGACCTGCTTGATCCAGCTCCAGTGCCGGCCGCGAAGTAG
- the rsmG gene encoding 16S rRNA (guanine(527)-N(7))-methyltransferase RsmG: MTDEKSPEESSSETSPVDEVALDPAPAKEPAVDLYPNDTLVAALDRHQIQVQPDQFKLLEQYCRLLWDWNEKINLTRHTTYEKFVNRDLVDTLQLATLIHPKEEILDVGSGGGVPGITLAIMRPDLEITLSETTGKKARVLEDMVKQLKLPVTVFACRTESILDDTRYDALTARAVGPLWQLLTWFRPHWSLIGRLLLIKGPKWTEEQAEAKRRGLLRELELKVGAQYPMPGTDSDSVILKVWHQGGRER, from the coding sequence GTGACTGACGAGAAATCGCCCGAAGAATCCAGTTCCGAAACTTCTCCCGTGGATGAAGTCGCTCTTGACCCTGCGCCTGCCAAGGAACCGGCAGTTGATCTCTATCCCAACGACACACTCGTGGCGGCTCTGGACCGGCATCAGATTCAGGTTCAGCCCGACCAGTTCAAGCTACTTGAGCAATACTGTCGGTTGCTTTGGGACTGGAATGAGAAGATCAATCTCACGCGGCACACGACCTACGAGAAGTTCGTCAACCGCGACCTGGTCGATACGCTGCAGTTGGCCACGTTGATTCATCCGAAGGAAGAAATCTTGGACGTCGGCAGTGGCGGCGGTGTGCCGGGGATCACGCTGGCGATCATGCGCCCCGATCTGGAAATCACCCTGAGTGAGACCACGGGCAAGAAGGCCCGCGTGCTCGAAGACATGGTGAAGCAGCTCAAGCTGCCAGTGACGGTATTTGCTTGCCGAACCGAGAGCATTCTGGACGACACGCGTTACGACGCTTTAACCGCTCGTGCGGTGGGGCCGTTGTGGCAGCTTCTGACCTGGTTCCGTCCCCATTGGTCGCTCATCGGCCGTTTGCTCTTAATCAAAGGCCCCAAGTGGACAGAAGAGCAAGCTGAAGCCAAACGACGCGGTCTGCTGCGGGAATTGGAACTGAAGGTCGGCGCGCAATACCCAATGCCTGGCACCGATTCCGATAGTGTGATTCTCAAGGTTTGGCACCAAGGTGGCCGCGAGCGCTAA
- a CDS encoding twin-arginine translocation signal domain-containing protein: protein MRDSFSRRRFLQSTSAAGSLGVLGASWLNQVPAVTAEETKPDPKSVVFTADIEPTVQLLENTQRDKLLEEVAGRIRKGKLNYQQVVTALQLAGIRNVQPRPSVGFKFHAVLVVNSAHLASLASADEDRWLPIFWALDAFKESQAKDVSEGNWTMPAVATGKLPAPHEAREQLTHALEKWDAEQADVAAAILARTASAGDIFELLCRYGARDFRAIGHKIIYVANAFRALQVMGWQHAEPVIRSLAYAILNHQGEDNPANNDYAADRPYKENQKRIKAIRNDWQDGKVDAGATKELLVTLRTSSAADACEAVVQMLNQGVAPQSIWDGMLVGGGELLMRQPGIVGLHTLTTSNAIHYAYQNVQQDETRRLLLLQNAAFLTMFRDAMEKRGKVSDAEVLKLEPADKASVSLDEIFADVSGNRDAAARATLAYAKTEENADEFIRRARLLVFLKGRDSHDYKFSSAVLEDYRHLSPEWRDRFLATSVYNLRGSKANDNELVARTRQAFSA, encoded by the coding sequence ATGCGCGATTCCTTCTCTCGTCGCCGCTTTCTGCAATCAACGTCCGCTGCCGGTTCGCTCGGTGTGCTGGGGGCGAGTTGGCTGAATCAGGTACCTGCTGTTACTGCTGAGGAAACAAAACCCGATCCCAAATCGGTCGTATTCACTGCCGACATCGAGCCCACCGTTCAACTTCTCGAAAATACCCAGCGCGACAAGCTGCTCGAAGAAGTCGCCGGCCGCATTCGCAAGGGAAAGCTCAACTATCAACAGGTCGTCACGGCCCTGCAACTCGCTGGCATCCGCAACGTGCAGCCGCGACCTTCGGTCGGCTTCAAGTTCCATGCTGTCCTCGTCGTCAATTCAGCGCATTTGGCGAGCCTCGCCTCGGCCGACGAAGATCGCTGGCTCCCGATTTTCTGGGCGCTCGATGCCTTCAAAGAATCGCAGGCCAAGGATGTCAGCGAAGGCAATTGGACGATGCCAGCCGTCGCGACCGGCAAACTTCCCGCTCCGCACGAAGCTCGCGAGCAATTGACCCACGCCCTGGAAAAATGGGACGCAGAGCAAGCTGACGTGGCCGCTGCGATCCTTGCTCGAACCGCTAGCGCTGGCGACATCTTCGAGCTTCTCTGCCGCTACGGCGCGCGGGACTTCCGTGCGATTGGCCATAAAATCATCTATGTCGCCAACGCATTCCGAGCGTTGCAGGTCATGGGTTGGCAGCATGCCGAGCCGGTGATTCGGTCACTCGCCTACGCGATTCTGAACCATCAGGGAGAAGACAACCCGGCGAACAACGATTATGCCGCGGATCGACCGTACAAGGAAAATCAAAAGCGGATCAAGGCGATTCGCAACGATTGGCAAGACGGCAAAGTTGACGCAGGTGCAACGAAAGAGCTGCTTGTTACGCTCCGCACTTCCTCCGCAGCCGATGCATGCGAAGCCGTCGTGCAGATGCTTAATCAAGGTGTCGCGCCGCAATCGATCTGGGACGGCATGCTGGTGGGTGGTGGCGAGTTGCTCATGCGCCAGCCGGGCATAGTCGGCCTGCATACACTCACAACCAGCAATGCGATTCACTATGCCTATCAGAACGTGCAGCAGGACGAAACGCGACGATTGCTCCTCTTGCAAAACGCAGCCTTTCTGACGATGTTTCGCGACGCGATGGAGAAGCGGGGCAAAGTCTCGGACGCAGAAGTTCTCAAACTGGAACCCGCCGACAAAGCGAGCGTGTCGCTCGACGAAATCTTCGCCGATGTAAGTGGCAACCGCGATGCCGCGGCCCGCGCGACGCTGGCCTATGCAAAAACGGAAGAAAACGCGGACGAGTTCATTCGCCGCGCGCGGCTGCTGGTGTTTCTAAAGGGTCGCGACTCACACGATTACAAATTTAGCAGTGCGGTGCTCGAAGACTATCGCCATTTGTCGCCCGAATGGCGGGATCGCTTCCTGGCGACCAGCGTTTACAATTTGCGGGGGTCGAAGGCGAACGACAATGAACTTGTCGCGCGCACTCGGCAAGCCTTTTCAGCCTAG
- a CDS encoding dienelactone hydrolase family protein: MHEELLSLLPRSEFTRRGFVVTSLATGFALAVQPVTAETVTTDTDGLEAGEVKITTADGEMPAYRAMPAKGDKFPVVLVVQEIFGVHEHIKDICRRFAKLGYLAVAPELYARQGDVSKLTEFPEILKIVATVPDSQVMSDLDATVAWAKKSGKGDTSKLAVTGFCWGGRIVWLYAAHSKDVKAGVAWYGRLTSAVDDLHPKHPLDLVTSLKAPVLGLYGAEDMGIPNDTVEMMQAALKETKQPSEIVLYPKTPHGFHADYRPSYRKTEADDGWNRLQAWFKQHGVSP, from the coding sequence ATGCACGAAGAGTTACTTAGCCTGCTTCCGAGGTCCGAATTCACCCGCCGCGGCTTTGTCGTTACCTCACTCGCCACCGGCTTCGCACTCGCGGTTCAGCCGGTCACGGCGGAAACGGTCACCACTGATACAGACGGCCTAGAAGCGGGCGAAGTGAAGATCACGACAGCCGATGGCGAAATGCCCGCGTATCGCGCGATGCCAGCCAAGGGAGACAAGTTCCCGGTCGTTCTCGTCGTGCAGGAGATTTTTGGCGTACACGAGCACATCAAAGACATCTGCCGCCGCTTCGCCAAACTCGGTTATCTGGCAGTGGCCCCGGAGTTGTATGCGCGGCAGGGCGATGTTTCGAAACTGACCGAGTTTCCGGAGATTTTGAAGATTGTCGCTACAGTTCCCGATTCCCAAGTGATGAGCGATCTGGATGCAACGGTCGCTTGGGCCAAGAAGTCTGGCAAGGGTGATACGAGCAAGCTCGCCGTCACCGGTTTCTGTTGGGGCGGACGAATTGTGTGGCTTTATGCGGCACATAGCAAGGACGTGAAAGCGGGCGTAGCCTGGTATGGCAGGCTGACAAGCGCTGTTGATGACCTGCATCCCAAGCACCCGCTCGATCTGGTCACCTCGTTGAAAGCTCCCGTTCTTGGTCTGTATGGTGCCGAAGATATGGGCATTCCCAACGACACTGTCGAAATGATGCAAGCCGCGCTCAAAGAAACAAAGCAGCCTTCGGAGATCGTTCTCTATCCGAAGACGCCGCATGGTTTTCACGCGGACTATCGGCCGTCGTACCGCAAAACCGAAGCGGACGACGGCTGGAATCGGCTGCAAGCCTGGTTCAAACAACATGGCGTTTCGCCGTAA
- a CDS encoding flavin-containing monooxygenase → MSDTFAIIGAGPAGLATAKNFSQLGLQVELLEREDDVGGNWYFGRPASSVCHSTHMISSKRMSQLADFPMPKDYPPYPHHRQVLTYLRDYARHFGLYHVTRFQTEVRRIELAVQNGSGEHWQVTLENGEVRTYAGVVIASGHHHDPLWPDLPGNFSGQVLHARDYKTPEQIRGQRVLVIGGGNSGCDLAVEAAQHGSTSLLSLRRGYHFLPKFLFGGPLDAGGELFDRWRVPIWLQQQITAWFVKIAVGRPERYGLPKPDHRLFETHPIVNSQLLYAVGHGHVQVRPAIENITGNRVRFVDGREEDIDVILCATGYKTTFPFLDPSLLMADDGSPRLFLNAFHPQHDRLFVAGLIQPNGSIWPLVDWQSRLMAKFVRAQESNPQKADWFRQLKSRGHDDLGGGIRYDRSPRHSLEVEFFAYRRRLKTLVSSFG, encoded by the coding sequence ATGTCCGATACGTTTGCCATCATCGGCGCCGGTCCTGCGGGACTGGCGACCGCCAAGAACTTTAGCCAACTCGGCCTGCAGGTCGAGTTACTCGAGCGCGAAGATGATGTCGGCGGCAACTGGTACTTTGGCCGCCCCGCCAGCAGCGTGTGTCATTCGACGCACATGATCTCGTCGAAGCGAATGTCGCAGTTGGCCGATTTCCCCATGCCCAAGGACTACCCGCCCTATCCGCACCATCGGCAGGTGCTGACCTACTTACGCGACTACGCGCGTCACTTCGGACTCTACCATGTAACGCGCTTTCAGACCGAAGTGCGCCGCATCGAATTGGCTGTTCAGAATGGCAGCGGCGAACATTGGCAAGTGACGCTAGAGAACGGTGAAGTGCGGACGTATGCCGGCGTGGTGATCGCGAGCGGTCATCATCACGATCCACTTTGGCCCGATCTGCCCGGCAACTTCAGCGGGCAGGTACTTCACGCCCGCGACTACAAGACGCCGGAGCAGATTCGCGGCCAAAGAGTGCTCGTGATTGGGGGTGGCAATTCAGGCTGCGATTTGGCCGTTGAGGCTGCTCAGCACGGCAGCACTTCGTTGCTCAGCCTGCGCCGCGGCTATCATTTTCTGCCGAAGTTCTTGTTTGGTGGCCCCCTCGATGCTGGCGGTGAATTGTTCGATCGCTGGCGAGTTCCTATTTGGCTGCAGCAACAGATTACCGCGTGGTTCGTGAAGATTGCGGTGGGAAGGCCCGAACGCTATGGGCTCCCCAAGCCCGATCATCGGCTGTTCGAAACGCACCCGATCGTCAACTCACAACTCTTGTACGCCGTTGGCCATGGTCATGTGCAAGTGCGGCCAGCGATCGAGAACATCACGGGCAATCGCGTGCGATTTGTCGATGGGCGGGAAGAAGATATCGATGTCATCCTCTGCGCTACTGGGTATAAAACGACGTTTCCGTTTCTCGACCCTTCGCTGCTGATGGCGGACGACGGCTCACCGCGGCTCTTCTTGAATGCGTTTCATCCGCAGCACGATCGTCTGTTCGTCGCCGGCTTGATTCAGCCCAATGGCTCCATCTGGCCGCTCGTTGATTGGCAAAGCCGGCTGATGGCAAAGTTCGTGCGCGCACAAGAAAGTAATCCCCAAAAGGCCGACTGGTTCCGCCAGCTGAAGTCGCGCGGGCACGATGACCTCGGCGGCGGCATTCGCTACGACCGCTCGCCGCGCCATAGCCTCGAAGTTGAGTTCTTCGCCTATCGACGCCGACTGAAAACGCTCGTCAGCAGCTTCGGCTAG
- a CDS encoding amino acid kinase family protein, giving the protein MSRSPIRVVKVGGSLFDLPDLGRRLRAWLAAQTPATNVLIAGGGELADVIRNWNQRFALGEERSHWLCIELLSTTAKVLSEVLVECRWIDLFADLRTCLDDATSMADLPVVFDLQQFLYDVEPTTQPESLPHHWGVTTDSIAARLAEVVLADELVLLKSLLPPADAKDFAALAAAGYVDDYFPHIASRVKCVRYETLLELD; this is encoded by the coding sequence ATGAGCCGGTCGCCGATTCGCGTAGTGAAGGTCGGCGGCAGTTTGTTCGATCTGCCCGACTTGGGCCGACGGCTCAGAGCTTGGTTGGCAGCACAAACGCCGGCGACGAATGTGCTGATTGCTGGTGGCGGCGAACTGGCCGATGTGATTCGCAACTGGAATCAGCGATTTGCGCTCGGTGAAGAACGCTCTCATTGGCTCTGCATCGAACTACTGAGCACCACCGCCAAAGTTCTTAGTGAGGTGTTGGTCGAATGTCGGTGGATTGATTTGTTTGCCGATTTGAGGACGTGTTTGGATGATGCGACTAGCATGGCCGATTTGCCAGTGGTCTTCGATTTGCAACAGTTCTTGTATGATGTTGAACCGACTACACAACCAGAATCACTGCCCCATCATTGGGGCGTGACGACCGATTCCATCGCTGCCCGATTGGCCGAAGTTGTGCTTGCGGACGAACTCGTGCTGTTGAAATCTTTACTGCCGCCAGCTGATGCCAAGGACTTTGCCGCACTGGCGGCGGCCGGCTATGTCGACGACTATTTCCCGCACATTGCCTCGCGAGTGAAGTGTGTGCGATATGAGACGCTCTTGGAGCTCGACTAA
- a CDS encoding hydantoinase/oxoprolinase family protein, whose product MSAKYLALDIGGANIKVANGQKYAESYSFALWRDPNALTQQVRTIISEAPPSDHLVVTMTGELADCFTSKAEGVKFILKSVAAGSDNRHTRVYRVDGKMVSTQVAYADPLLVAAANWHALASYAARFAGKNPALLIDVGSTTVDVIPLRNGLPAATGKTDTERLRSGELVYTGVERSPACAVACTVKYRGESCPLVQEVFATMRDAYIVLEKLPEDSLAVDTADHRPATKANSRLRLARMIAADHENFNHKDAVVMANNLAEAQTAHLREAIERVIKKMPEPPVKIILSGHGEFLAAAALEGTPYATFARTLLHKEIGADNSRCAPAYALAVLSREAAQQ is encoded by the coding sequence ATGAGTGCCAAATACCTTGCCTTGGACATCGGCGGCGCGAACATTAAAGTCGCGAATGGCCAGAAGTACGCCGAGTCTTATAGCTTCGCCCTGTGGCGCGATCCGAACGCCCTGACGCAGCAAGTGCGCACGATCATCAGCGAGGCTCCTCCCAGCGATCATCTGGTGGTGACCATGACGGGCGAATTGGCTGACTGCTTTACCTCGAAAGCAGAAGGGGTGAAGTTCATTCTGAAGTCGGTCGCAGCTGGCTCCGACAATCGTCACACGCGGGTCTACCGTGTCGATGGAAAAATGGTCAGCACGCAAGTTGCCTATGCGGATCCACTCCTCGTCGCCGCGGCCAATTGGCATGCGCTCGCCAGTTACGCCGCAAGGTTTGCGGGCAAGAATCCGGCTTTGTTGATCGACGTTGGTTCCACGACTGTCGATGTCATTCCCTTGCGCAACGGACTTCCTGCGGCAACTGGCAAGACAGATACGGAACGCTTGCGAAGTGGAGAGTTGGTTTATACCGGTGTGGAGCGCAGCCCTGCTTGCGCGGTGGCCTGCACGGTGAAATACCGGGGAGAGAGCTGCCCGCTAGTGCAGGAAGTCTTTGCCACGATGCGCGATGCGTACATCGTGCTGGAGAAGTTGCCAGAGGATTCGCTGGCCGTAGATACTGCCGACCATCGACCGGCAACCAAAGCAAATTCACGCTTAAGGCTGGCACGAATGATTGCTGCTGACCACGAGAATTTCAATCACAAGGACGCCGTGGTCATGGCAAACAATCTGGCCGAAGCACAAACGGCTCACTTGCGCGAAGCCATCGAGCGCGTGATTAAAAAAATGCCGGAGCCGCCGGTAAAGATTATTCTCTCCGGACACGGCGAGTTTCTTGCAGCGGCAGCGTTAGAGGGAACTCCCTACGCAACGTTTGCGAGGACTTTACTGCATAAGGAAATTGGTGCCGACAACAGCCGCTGTGCACCAGCTTACGCGCTGGCAGTTCTCTCGCGCGAAGCTGCCCAGCAATGA
- a CDS encoding ATP-grasp domain-containing protein, which produces MQTVFIYEFLTAGGCWSINSEPPAGSLLAEGGAMRDALAEDFAAMGEVAVVQLMHDARLTPPNLPKQQLIPVHSTADERARFRQLVQEASATVIIAPEFSGLLLDRVQVAEAAGGRLISPGSELVELASDKQRTSDHLARRGVAVPLGSSFAGMPEVFDSSLFPAVIKPLDGAGSRHVRRVNSPDELQLVDWNESPRWRVEKFVPGLPVSAAVIGGPQGCTCLPPCEQILSQDGRFAYLGGRTPLPLRLAKRATALAVAAAHSLPNLRGYVGIDMVLGSAENGAGDVVIEINPRLTTSYIALRRAGKQNLAQAMWQAAAGESFRLSFSPQSFEFTADGTIRDSAVSFPSD; this is translated from the coding sequence ATGCAGACCGTTTTCATTTATGAGTTTCTCACGGCGGGAGGCTGTTGGTCGATCAACAGCGAGCCGCCAGCCGGTTCGCTGCTGGCCGAAGGGGGGGCGATGCGCGACGCGCTTGCGGAGGACTTTGCGGCCATGGGCGAAGTCGCGGTTGTTCAGCTAATGCACGACGCGCGGCTGACGCCTCCCAATTTGCCAAAACAGCAGTTGATTCCGGTCCACTCAACTGCCGACGAGCGAGCGCGGTTTCGGCAATTGGTTCAGGAAGCATCAGCCACGGTGATTATTGCACCTGAATTCTCTGGTCTGCTTCTCGACCGCGTGCAAGTCGCCGAGGCAGCGGGGGGGCGATTGATTTCGCCGGGCAGTGAACTGGTCGAACTGGCTAGCGACAAGCAGCGGACTTCTGATCATCTGGCGCGGCGCGGCGTGGCCGTACCGCTCGGCAGCTCTTTCGCAGGAATGCCAGAAGTGTTCGATTCGTCCTTATTTCCCGCCGTGATTAAGCCCCTTGATGGCGCGGGTTCAAGGCACGTGCGACGCGTTAATTCGCCGGACGAACTGCAGCTGGTGGACTGGAATGAGTCGCCTCGTTGGCGAGTTGAAAAGTTCGTCCCCGGCCTGCCGGTGAGTGCCGCCGTGATTGGCGGTCCGCAAGGATGCACCTGCCTTCCTCCCTGCGAGCAAATTCTCAGTCAAGATGGCCGCTTTGCTTACTTGGGTGGGCGGACCCCGCTGCCGCTTCGACTGGCCAAGCGCGCGACAGCGCTCGCTGTTGCAGCGGCCCACTCGCTGCCCAATTTGCGCGGTTACGTGGGCATCGACATGGTGTTAGGTTCCGCAGAGAATGGTGCGGGAGATGTGGTGATCGAGATCAATCCTCGACTGACCACTTCTTACATTGCCTTGCGACGAGCCGGCAAGCAGAATCTGGCGCAGGCCATGTGGCAGGCCGCTGCTGGCGAGTCGTTCCGCCTGTCATTCAGCCCGCAGAGCTTCGAATTCACGGCCGATGGTACGATTCGCGATTCAGCTGTCTCTTTCCCGTCCGATTGA
- a CDS encoding DUF459 domain-containing protein yields MNSAPFAARMATVLSALLVGFVSSHLAAEESEKVTVKAGDRIVFLGDSITAGGVRPDGYVTLIKQELAKQQLDPAVEIFGAGISGNKVPDLQKRLERDVLSKKPTIVFIYIGINDVWHSESGRGTSKENFEAGLKDIIQRIRDAGAKVVLCTASVIGEKHDGSNKLDKMLDEYCDVSRAVAQETKVQMLDLRKVFLEHSKANNSGNKEAGILTSDRVHLNAAGNQFVAHQMLGALGVQVQKTGLLRHVVLFKFKSDVTKEQVQEVVDAFGQLPKKIAEIKGYEAGTDVSVEGKSEGFTHGFVVTFADEKGRDVYLPHPAHGEFVKLVGPRIDKVLVFDYWTKD; encoded by the coding sequence ATGAATTCCGCCCCTTTCGCCGCGCGCATGGCAACGGTTCTGTCCGCGCTCCTAGTTGGCTTCGTCAGTTCTCATTTGGCAGCTGAAGAAAGTGAGAAGGTGACCGTGAAGGCTGGCGATCGCATCGTGTTTTTGGGGGATTCGATCACTGCTGGCGGCGTCCGCCCGGATGGCTACGTCACGCTGATTAAGCAGGAACTGGCCAAGCAACAACTCGACCCGGCCGTCGAGATCTTTGGTGCGGGGATCAGCGGCAACAAAGTGCCCGACCTGCAAAAGCGACTCGAGCGCGATGTGCTCAGCAAGAAGCCGACGATTGTCTTTATTTACATCGGTATCAACGACGTCTGGCACTCGGAAAGTGGTCGCGGCACCTCGAAGGAAAACTTCGAAGCTGGCCTGAAGGACATCATTCAGCGGATTCGCGATGCCGGGGCGAAGGTTGTGCTGTGTACCGCCTCGGTCATTGGCGAGAAGCACGATGGGAGCAACAAGCTCGACAAGATGCTCGACGAATACTGCGACGTCAGCCGGGCAGTTGCCCAGGAAACCAAAGTGCAGATGCTTGACCTGCGCAAGGTCTTTCTCGAACACTCCAAGGCCAACAACTCAGGCAACAAAGAGGCTGGCATTTTGACCAGCGACCGCGTTCACCTGAATGCCGCGGGGAATCAATTCGTTGCTCATCAAATGCTGGGAGCTCTCGGCGTGCAAGTTCAAAAAACGGGTCTATTGCGTCACGTGGTGTTGTTCAAGTTCAAGTCGGACGTGACCAAGGAACAAGTGCAGGAAGTGGTCGACGCCTTTGGCCAGTTGCCGAAGAAAATCGCGGAAATTAAGGGTTACGAAGCGGGCACCGATGTCAGCGTCGAGGGGAAGTCGGAAGGCTTTACGCATGGCTTCGTCGTGACGTTTGCCGACGAAAAAGGGCGTGACGTTTATTTGCCTCACCCGGCCCATGGGGAATTCGTCAAGCTCGTTGGCCCGCGCATCGACAAGGTGCTCGTGTTCGATTACTGGACGAAGGACTAA